In Nyctibius grandis isolate bNycGra1 chromosome 6, bNycGra1.pri, whole genome shotgun sequence, a single genomic region encodes these proteins:
- the SPP1 gene encoding osteopontin: MKVAVLCLCLISITAAWPVSKSKQHAISASSEEKHDSRGHHSHRYHHHHVNSKSWESQEHPQNDLASPQQTLYFSEESVDVPIQPHFPDVSSKSHEDVDDDDDDDNDSNDTDESDEVVTSFPTDIPVTFSFTRGDNAGRGDSVAYRVRAKATMVKSSKLRKAAKKLIGYDATEEDESALDADSQQAGLSQEDPAARRFLGKHAISGEWADKSHRQDSSELDSKQRDRSMENDSRQKFDSHEVEGDDSKAGIRGDSHQSIESRESQVHVSTEIPDDTSNQTLESAEDARDHHSIENNEVTL, from the exons ATGAAGGTGGCAGTTCTGTGTTTATGCCTTATCAGCATTACCGCTGCGTGGCCA GTGAGTAAATCCAAGCAGCACGCCATTTCTGccagctctgaagaaaaacat GACTCCAGGGGCCATCACTCGCACAGGTATCACCACCACCACGTGAATTCTAAGTCTTGGGAGAGTCAGGAGCACCCACAGAATGACCTGGCATCACCTCAGCAG ACTCTTTACTTCTCTGAAGAAAGTGTGGATGTCCCAATACAACCA CACTTTCCTGATGTGTCAAGCAAGAGCCATGAAGATGTGGATGATGACGACGATGATGATAATGATTCCAATGACACGGATGAATCCGATGAGGTTGTCACAAGTTTTCCCACAGATATTCCAGTAACTTTCTCTTTCACCCGGGGCGACAATGCCGGCAGAGGCGACAGCGTGGCCTACAGGGTGAGGGCAAAAGCCACAATGGTGAAGTCTAGCAAACTCCGCAAAGCTGCAAAAAAG CTCATTGGGTATGATGCCACCGAGGAGGATGAGAGTGCCCTGGATGCAGACAGCCAGCAAGCAGGGCTCTCCCAGGAGGATCCTGCTGCCCGCCGCTTCCTGGGGAAGCATGCCATCAGTGGGGAATGGGCTGACAAGAGCCACAGGCAGGACAGCAGTGAGCTGGATAGCAAGCAGCGTGACCGGAGCATGGAAAACGACAGCCGGCAGAAATTCGATAGCCATGAGGTGGAAGGAGATGATAGCAAGGCTGGCATCAGGGGGGATAGCCACCAGAGCATTGAAAGCAGGGAAAGCCAGGTCCATGTTTCAACTGAGATCCCTGATGATACCAGCAATCAAACATTGGAGAGTGCAGAGGATGCTCGAGATCATCACAGCATTGAAAATAACGAAGTTACCCTTTAA